The Actinomyces faecalis genome includes the window TCACCCACGACCGCTGGTTCCTCGACCGCGTGGCGACCCACATCCTGGCCTGGGAGGGTACTGAGGAGAACCCGGCCTCCTGGTACTGGTTCGAGGGCAACTTCGCCTCCTACGAGGAGAACAAGGTGTCGCGCCTGGGCGCTGACGCCGCTCGCCCGCACCGGGTCACCTACCGGAAGCTGACGAGGGACTGAGGCCTCCCCGGACAGTCATGACGACGGCGCCGCCCACCTTTGCTGGAAGGTGAGCGGCGCCGTCGTCGTAGGACTCTGCGTCGCTCTCGCTCGTGAACAGTCGCCCTAGGTGCTGCCCGCGTGGAAAGCGACGGTTGAGGCGCGAGAGCGACGCCCGGCCGGTCGTGACCGACCGGGCGGGAGGGCTCAGTCCTCCTCAGCCTGCTCCTGCTGCTTGCGCCAGCGGATGCCGGCGTCGATGAAGCCGTCGATGTCGCCGTCAAAGACCGAGTCCGGGTTGCCGACCTCATAGCTGGTCCGCAGGTCCTTGACCATCTGGTAGGGGTTGAGCACGTAGGAGCGCATCTGGTCCCCCCACGAGGCCTTGACGTCCCCGGCCAGCTCCTTCTTCTTGGCGTCCTCCTCCTGCTGCTTGAGCAGCAGCAGGCGCGACTGCAGCACGCGCATGGCGGCGGCGCGGTTCTGGATCTGGGACTTCTCGTCCTGCATCGAGACCACCAGGCCTGTGGGCAGGTGGGTGATGCGCACGGCCGAGTCGGTAGTATTGACGGACTGGCCTCCGGGTCCGGAGGAACGGAAGACGTCGATACGGATGTCAGTCTCTGGGACCTCGATGTGGTCCGTGGACTCGATGAGCGGGATCACCTCGACCGCAGCGAAGGAGGTCTGGCGCCGTCCCTGGTTGTCGAAGGGGCTGATGCGTACCAGGCGGTGGGTCCCGCCCTCCACGCTGAGCGTGCCGTAGGCGTAGGGGGCGTGGACCTCGAAGGTCACCGACTTCAGGCCTGCCTCCTCGGCGTAGGAGGTGTCCAGGACCTTGGTGGCGTAGTCGTGACGCTCGGCCCAGCGCAGGTACATGCGTAGCAGCATCTCCGCGAAGTCCGCGGCGTCCACACCACCCGCACCCGAGCGGATGGTGACGACGGCGTCGCGCTGGTCGTACTCGCCGCTCAGCAGCGTGCGGATCTCCAGCTCAGACAGGTCCTTGGAGATCGCGTCCAGGTCCGACTCCGCCTCGGCCAGCAGCTCGGCGGCGTCATCGCCCTCCTCCTCCCCAGCCATCTCGACCATGGCCTCAAGGTCGTCGATACGCGAGCCAAGGTCCTCCACGCGCTTGAGGTCCGCCTGGGCGTGGGACAGGTTGGAGGTCACCACCTGGGCGGCGTCAGGGTCGTCCCACAGGTCCGGTGCCGCCGCCTGCTCGGAGAGCTCGGCAATGCGTGCGCGCAGCGCCTGCGGGTCAGTCACCGCCTCGATAGAGGCGTGAGTGTGTCGGAGTCGCTCGATCTCTGCAGGAAAGTCTGTGGCCACGGAGCCGAGTCTACGGCAGAGCAGTACGACGCCGTCTCCCAGGCCCTCGTACCCGTTCTAGCCCAGTTCCAGCGCCTGGGCCTGGGCGAGCAGAAGGTCAAGGACCGCACGGGTAGCGGCGCTGGGATCGGTTCTCGTGGAGCGGTGGCGCACCACGAGCTGACGCGTGCCCAGCCCAGGCAGACGCACCACGCTCACGCCCTCGGGAACCTGGCCGGACATGACCGCCAGCTCAGGAAGGAGCGCGTAACCGAGCCCGAAGCTGACCATCGCCAGGACGACGTCGTAGTCGTACCCGACGTGATGGGTGCTCAGCGGCGTCCCCAGCTGACGCGACAGACGCACCAGCGCCTCAGCACCGGCAGTAGCGGGGTCCAGGTCGATCCAGGTCGCCCGCACCAGGTCCGACAGCGTCGAGGGCGCGGGCTGCTCCGGAGGCACGACGACGAGCCAGGACTCGTCCAGCAACGGCACGTCCGTCATCGCCCTGGGGGCGCTGGCCAGCGACTGGACATCACGCTCAAGCAGGACCAGGTCGAGCTCACCGCGTCGCAGCCGCGCCAGTCCCGCCCGCTCCTCGGTCTCCTCGATCGTGAGGTGGAGTCCGGGGTGGCTGGCCACGACCTGGCCGGCCATAGGCAGAAGGAGGGCCCGGATCGCCGTGGCGAAGGAACCGATGCGCACCCGACCGGTCGGCGTGGACTCGTCCAGCTCCGCCAGCTCGCGGCGCGCCGAGGCGAGCTCGTCCTCAAGACGCTCCGCCGTCTCCGCCAGGATGCGTCCCGCCTCGGTCAGGACCGAGCCGGAAGGTGTGCGATCCAGCACATGCGTTCCGACCTCCTTCTCCAGCAGCTTGATCTGCTGACTGACGGCCGAAGGTGACAAGTGTTGAGATTCCGCGGCTGCCACGATGCCGCCGGAGCGATGGACGGCCAGCAGGAGGGCCAGTCGGTGCGCAGAGAGGTCCACAGCAGCCTCGCTTCAGTTCTACTTCATGCCGGATACAAATACCTTAGATTGAACTGTAGTCATTCGCAGGACAGGATCATCCTGTGACTGACGTGATCCCCACCCTGATCGCCGTCGGCGGCTGGATCGGTGCCGCCGAGTTCCTCCTGGCCTACTTCATGGTCTCCAAGGGACGCATCGCCGGCGACTCCCTGAGGTACCAGGCCCTCAACCTCTCCGCCTCGGTGCTGCTGCTCATCAACTGCGCACACACCGGCGCCTGGCCCAGCGCCATCGCCAACGTCTTCTACGTCTTCGTCGGTATCAACATCCTCCTGACCGTCAAGCGTGCCTACATCGCCCAGCTCGCTCGACAGCACAGCGACGACCTGCGCGCACGCCTGCACCGCCGCGAGCACAGCGACCTCAGCCTCCGCCAGGCCTAGTCCCAGGGAGGCGCTCGCACGCAGTCACCCTCAGCCTCCCGCCCCACCTCCCCACCAGCCCGCCGCTGACGTGTCAAGCAGCCAGAGCAGCACCGTCACAGCCAGCAGCGCCGTGCGACGCTCCCGCTCACGCAGGTCCGCTGCCTCCGGCCAGCGCGTCACCGACGACGCGCAGCGCTCCTCCCCTACGGTGGGGGTATGTCGACCACGCCTAACGACCCCACCCAGCCGTCTCGCGAGGCAGCACCTGAGCCACCCCAGGACTCCTCGGACGAGAAGGCCTCTGCCGGGCGTCCTCAGGCAACGGCTCCTAGCGCCCCGCAGGGCTCCGACGCCACCGGCGTCATGAGCCCGAGACCCGCCCTGACCTTGGCCGCCATGGCCGCCGTCGCGGTACCTGGTCTGGACCCCGCGCGCCTGGCGCTGCCTCAGAAGACCACCTCCTCCCTGCACACCGTCGGCGTCGTCGACTCACGTGGCCGCCACTGGGAGGTCGTGCAGGCACTGTCAGACGCAGCCGGCGCCTCCCTCGACGCCGAGGCCGAGGTACTGCGACGAGTCGCACGCAGCCACGACGCCGGCGCCGTCTCCTTCGACGTCTCCCGGCCGGCCGGCTCGTTACGTCGCGAGGGCCTGCACGTCCAGGTCCGCTCCCACATCGAGGGCAGGCCCATCGCCGTCGACTCCCTGCGTCCGGGCCCTGGCCTGTCGGCGGGACTAGGCAAGGCCCTGGGCGAGATCCACGAGCTGGAGACCACCGTGGTCTCCGAGGCGGGACTTCCGGTGTACGACGCTGAGGAGGTTCGCTCCACCTGGCTCACCCTCCTCGACGACGTGGCCGCCACCGGAAAGGTCCCGTCCCCGCTGCTCTCTCGGTGGGAGCAGGTCCTTGACGACACCGCTCTGTGGCGGTTCCGCCCGACCGTGGTCCACGGAGACCTGGCTGAGGAGAACGTGCTCACAGCCGGTGGCGCCGTCGTGGCGGTCCAGGGGCTGTCCCAGATCCACGTCGGCGACCCGGCGGAGGACCTGGCGTGGGTGTACTCCACCGCCCCGGTGGACTGTCTGGACTCGATCGAGGCCGCCTACGACCTGGCACGTACCGAGGGCGTGGACAAGCACCTGCGCGACCGGGCTGAGCTGGTCAGTGAGATGAGCCTGGCCAAGTGGCTGCTGCACGGTGTACGCAGCCAGAGCCAGGACATCATCGATGACGCTGTCTCCATGCTTGCCGACCTGCTGGACCAGGTCGGTGACGAGCCACTGGTCGAGCCCCATGAGCCGGTCCTGGCCTCGGTACCCGGCGCCCGCACGAGCGCAGGACCAGATGAGGCGACCAGCGAGATCACGATGGTCTCCTCTCCCTCTTCGGCTACGAGCCCGGACAGTCCGGACCTGGACGCTCTGCCTGGGGTCGGGGCGTCACCTGCCCCCGAGGCAGACAGGGCTGTGAACGCGGACCAGACCCCGACCACGGACATGGCCGCGGTGGTGCCGCTCACTGGCCGAGAGACTGCTCAAGACTGAGCGCCTGAGTCAGCGTCTCCATCGTCAGCAGCTCCTGGGAGCTGAGCTCGTCCACCTGCCCCCCGGGGAAGTCGACATAGGCATAGGCGGCCCTCACCGAGCTGGCGTCGATACCGTGCGAGGCGGCCCACACGTGCACGTAGACACTGAGCTGGTCCACGGGCACGTGGTGCCGCCCTGTCTTCCAGTCCACGATGAGCCAGGCACCCGGTTCGTCATCGCGTGCTCCCTCCTTGTGGAAGACGGCGTCGATCCGACAGCGCAGCGTCACTCCAGCGACGACCAGCTCCCGCTCAACCTCCGTGTCGCAGAGGGTGTATCCCTCCAGCAGCGGCAGGTTCTCGGCCGTCATGAGCCAGCGCTCCAGCTTCTGGCGGTCCTGGGGGGAGACGGTGTCCGGGACGCCTGCTTCCTCCAGGGAGAACAACGCCGAGCTGCGGGACAGACGCTGGGCCACGGCGTCGTGGAAGACCGTGCCCAGTCGCGCTGACGGGCTTGGCCGCGGTGGCAGAGGCCTGCGCAGGTGCACGGCCAGCTGCTGGGGGTCCCGCCTCAGCGTGTCAAGCTGGGTGGCTGCAAGGTGCGCAGGCAAGCGCAGCTGACGAGGACTGACGGCGTTCCTGTCCCGCTCGGCCAGAAGAAGCTGTGCCTCCTGCTGCCAGCGCGCGACAAGCGCCGCCACGGACTCGGCCGGTGCAGCTCCCGGTGCGGCCGGCGGCGCCGAAGCCGGCTCCGGTACGGCAGCACCTGCCACGGGGCCGGGTGGTGACCCGGCACGGCCCGACGCGACTGGCCTGGCCGAGGAGGTCACCGACTCCTGCGGCGCCGTCGGCCACACGACCCGTGAGGTGGCAGTGAGCAGCCCGTTACCTCGACTCGTATCACGCTCGGTCCATCCCGGTCCGTAGGGCGTCACCAGCTCGCGCCTGCGCAGCTCGGCGAGGAAGCGACTCATGGGACGAGGGGTCGTGGAGGTCTTGGACACGTGCGAGCCGGTGAGAAGGAGGTCGTGACGGGCACGTGTCAGCGCCACGTACGCCAGTCGGCGTTCCTCCGCCACCGCGTAGCGCCCCAGCGCCAGGCAGTACCCGTCAATCATCTCCTTCACCTCGGTCTTGTCCACCTCAGGTGGCTCCAGCCTCGCCAAGGTGAAGGGCGGCAGGGTCGCGGCGTCCATGCGCAGCGGGTGGGGAAACTCGTCTGCCGCCGCCATCCAGGACTTGGAGCGCACCGAGAGGTCGTCACGTGGCTGTGTCGAGTAGAGAGGAAAGCCCTTCTCGTTCAGGCCGATGACAGCCACATGGTCCCACTCCAGCCCTTTGGAGGCGTGAACAGTCATGAGCTGGACCGCCCCAGGTTCCGGCTCGACCTCAGGTGCTGACAGTGCTCGCTCATGGGCCTCGGCCGCGTCCAGCCACTCCAGGAAGCTGGCCAGGGTCGGGGAGTCCAGGTCCCTGGAGAACTGCTCGGCGACCTCACGCAGGGCGTCCAGGCCCCGGCGCCCACGACGGTCCCCCACCCTGGCCGCTACCTCGATGTCCAGGTCGAGCGTCTGCTCCGCCAGGGTCACCAGCTCGGCCAGAGGAAGGCGAAGCGCGCGGCGCACCCGTCTGAGCTGTCTGGCCAGGCGATCAGCCAGACGGGTCCCAGCAGGACTGAGCCCGGCCACCGTGACTCCCTCCACCCCCTGTGGGTGCCTGTCCGCGCTGCGTGCTACCGCCTCCAGGGCCTCAGCGAGCACGGGCTGGTCCGTGTCCTGAGCAGAGTCAGAGTCCACGGAGCCATCTGGGAGCACGGCGTCGCCCTGGGACGACCGGGTCTGGCGACGCGCGTAACGGTAGAGGGCAGCCAGGTCCCTCGCCCCGATGCCACCGGCAGTCAGCAGCCGCACCAACCAGTCACCACGTTCTGGGTCTGCGGCCACGGTGAGCAGCGCTCGGACGTCCGCGACCTCCGGAATCATGAGCATCCCGCCGATGCCTACGACCTCGTACGGAATCGACCGGTCCCGCAGGGCCTGCGCCACCGGCGCGAGCGCGTCCCGGGTACGACTGAGTACCGCCAGCTGCGCCTGAGGGTTCCATCGTTGCTCCAGGAAGTCTGCGACGACCTCTGCCTCCTCCAACGGGTCGGCAAGGTAGGCCCCCAGGACCGAGCCCGGAGCCAGGCCTGCCTCGGCAGGCCGGGGCCGGAGCTGGGCGACCGGGATCTGCGGGCCAGGTCCGTCACCAGGCTGCGGCGTGTGAGAGCGCAGAGGACCCGACAGCACGTTGGCAGCCTCCAGCACGGTGCGGTCGTTGCGCCATGCCGTCGACAGCGGCAGGACCGGAGCGGCTTTCCTGCGGTCCGCACCTGCCTGTACGGCTGCGCAGCCCGCCGGGTTGAAGGCGAGGTGGAACTCGTCCAGAGCGGCAGCACTGGCACCTCGCCAACCGTAGATGGCCTGGTTGGGGTCTCCGACGGCGGTCACCCCACCTCCTGCGAAAAGACGGGACAGCAACCGGACCTGTGCCGTGGACGTGTCCTGGAACTCATCCAGCAGCACCGCCCGGTACTGCTGGGACAGGGCCTGCACCACCTCCTGCGACCCCGGGGCCGTCAGTACCTTGTAGGCAAGGACGATCTGGTCGCCAAAGGTCAGCAGCCCCTGAGAGCTCTTGGTGTCCCGGTACTCCTGGACCAGGTCCAGCAGCGCCACACGCGTCTTCATCGCCGTGTCGAATCCCTTGAGCGCCGTCTTGAGACCACGTACCTGAGCCAGCGACTCGAAGAGCTGGTCCAGGTCGTGCATCTGCTCACGCGCCTGCTCCACCTCCAGGAGGTTCTCGCACAACGCGGAGTCAAGCCCTAGCACGAGCTCGGTGACCCGTGCGGGAGAGTCCAGCGGGAGAGGCTCCGTGCGCCGCTCGACGATACCGGCGACCACCTGCCATGCCCGTGCCTCCGTGATCAGGGTGGCGTCCGGGTCCACACCGATGCGCAGTCCGTGGTCACGCACGATCGTGCCTGCGAAGGAGTTGTAGGTTGCGATCGTCGGCTCCGCACCGTCCTCCTGGGGGCCGGCGATCCCCGAGCCCGCCAAGGAGCCTAGGCGCGTGCTGATGCGCTGAGCCAGCTCGCCTGCTGCCTTACGCGTGAAGGTCAGACCAAGCACCTCGTGGGGCTCCACCTGACCGCTGGCGACGAGGTAGACCACTCGCTGGCTCATCGTTGCGGTCTTGCCGCTCCCTGCCCCTGCGACCACCAGCAACGGCGACAGGGGGTGGGCAATGACCTCAGCCTGCTCTGCAGTGGGTTCGTCGATGCCCAGGGCCTGGGCGAGTGACACCGGGGTCAGTGCCGGCAAGGTCTGGGCCTGCCCGGTAGCTTCAGGGGTCATCATGCGAGGTTCCTCCGTCCCTCAGGTACCGCGGGGCACGCGCTCTTGACCGAGCAGAAACGACAGTGAGCGCCGACGCGCGCCTCAAAGTGGCTGCCGGAGGCGTCACGAGCAGCGCAGGCCACCAGCTCCGCGGCCCAGTCCTCGCCGCTCTCAGGGTCAGGAGACGCCGCGAGCGCCGCTCCGGCGGGATAGACGCGGGTGTCACCGTAGCGATCCGCTTCCTCACCCAGGACGACCAGCCCGGCGCCCGTCACCTCGTACCCGAGTGCGGCCAGCGCCATGCGGTAGGTGGCCAGCTGGGCGTTGCGTGCCGCCTCCCCCGCTGGCCTGCGCCCGGTCTTGAGGTCCATGACGCGCACACGGGTGCCGTGCGCCGGTGGCAGGAGCTCGGGCGCGTCAGGAGCGCACAGGGACGAGTCCTCACCGTCGTCCAGCTCAATCCTGTCGACTCGTCCCACCAGACGCACGCCGATCTCGGACTGGCCACGAGCAGCACCCTCCTGCGGCCCACCCGCGCCCGGATCCGTAGGCAGAGGAAGATCAAGCTCGACGTCAACACGCTTCTCTACCGCAACCGGTCCCGGCACCGTACCGAGATAGGCGTCCAGACGGTCGATCACGTCATGGGCGCGGCGGGCCTGGAGCTGTTCCAGCCAGGTCAACGGCTCGGCCAGCTGTGGCATCTGCTCCGTGAGGAGGTCGTGGAGCACCTGCCCGCGCAAGCCCTCTCGCTGAGCCCGCTCAGCGACTGCGTGGACGATCGTTCCCAGGGCCTGCTGGCTGGAGGCTCCGTTGTCCCCGCCGTGACGCTGGAGGAACCAGCGCAAGGGACAGGTCGCTACGTTGTCGACGTCAGAAGGACTGACCCTCACCCGTTGACCCGTTGCGACCAACGGGTCCACCGAGGTTACCGGCGCACCTGACCACCACTGGGAGTCCGCCTGCACCACACCGGCCTGCGCCAGCTGGTTAAGAATCTCGCCAGCCACGCACCCGGCCTGGCGCTGCTCAGCAGTGGCCTGAGGCAGGCCGCCAGCCGTCACCGCGTGCCGCAGCTCGCCGGTCAGTCCACGCAGGGTCAGCTCACCTACGTCCGGGCTGGTGAGGACCTCCCCGTCTGCGTTCGCAACCTGCGCCCCTGCGCTACGAGCAACTTCCAGGAAGAAGGAGGAGGGCGAGTGCTCCTCGTCCTGGCAGGACGTGACGAGGAGACGACGCGTCGCGCGCGTCAGCGACGCCAGGAGCATCCGTCTCTCGTCACCACGCACCTGTGCCCGAGCCGCCACCGTGTCCGCCTGGGCCACGCGCAGGCCCTCAGGGTCACGCGGAAGCCGGTCCGTCACCGCCTCGACCAGAAGACCCGCACGCGTCAGGGAGTCACGTAACCGAAGATCCGGCCACTGGTCCCGGTTCAGCCCCGTGACCGCCACGACCTCCCACTCTCGTCCCGCGGCGGCTGCCGGTGTCAGCACGCTCACGCCCTCGGGCCTGACACCTGTAGGAGCCACGGAGTCCGACGGGACGACCTCGCTGGCGAGCTCGCGAAGGAACACCGACGCGTCCTGGCCGGGATGGCGTTCAGCCCATACCTCAGCACGCTTGAACAGTGCCGTCACGACGTCGAGATCGTGCTCCGCAGCCTCGGCCAGCACCGCTTCCCCCGCCCCTTCAGAGGAACCCAGAGCCACCTCACGCCACCGCTGGGCACAGCCTGAGGCCTCCCACGCCGCCCACAACAGCTCTTCCACGTCGACCCTCGGCAGGTCAAGGCCCTCCAGGTCAAGGCCTTCGTCCGTGGCTGCAGGATCCTTGTCCTCCTGCCCTGCGCCGGTCTGCGCGCCCTCAACGACCGCACGAGCCGCCTCGACGACACGAGCAGCCCTCTCGATGCTCCGAGCCGGACCAGCCAGGGCCTCCTGCGCGAGCTCCTGGCTCAGTACCCGTGCCTCCTCAGTGCTGGTGACGAGGGACAGGAGAGACTCCTCTGCGTCGCGTCGCGGGAAGGCTGCCCGCAGACGCCGACGCACACGACGCAGGTCCAACGCGCTCAGGCCGATCAACGGGCTGGTCAGCAGCGCCAGGACTGCCTCCCGCTGGGCGGGCTGGCTCCGGTCCCCCAACCGGCCGGCCAGTGCCGCCTCAGCCACGCCCAGGAGCGCAGCCGCTGCCGGTTCGGCACGTAGCAGCACCGCTGGCGTGGATGCCGACAGCGGCACACCGCGTCGGCGCAGCTCACGCGCCACGGACTGCGCGGCACCGCTGGAACGGACGATCACGGCCATCTGCTCCCAGCCGGTGGCGTGCAGGACGTGCTCCGCCCTCAGCAGGCGGGCTACGTGTGCCGTCTCCTGGGAGACCGAGGAGGCTATGAGCGCCGTCACCCCACTGACGGCGGCCTCAGCCTGAGACGACGTCCTCGTCTGCCCCACTCCCTGGGAGGTGGCCCCTGCCTGCTGCGGACGACGGTGGGCAGGAGCGCCGACGACCGGCACCCGGTCCGCCTGGTCCTGCCACACACGAGCCAGTGCCTCATCACCGCGGTAGCGGGTGGTGAGCGTCATCCGTGCGGCTGCCAGGCCTGAGCGGTCCTCCGCCTCCACGAGCAGGCTCGGGGTACCGCCGCGGAAGGTCTCGACAGCGCAGTCAGGATCGCCCAGGACCACGACCTGGCTGCGTCGCCCGGAGGCGTCCGGTGACGCCAGGCAGGCAAGAAGCCGGGCAGTGGCTGCGGTGCAGTCCTGGTAGTCGTCCACGACGACCAGGTCAGGAACAGGAGGCGGGACCTGGACGCCGTCCTCCTCCCAGCGCTCCAGAGCCTCTCGGGCGCGGTCCTGGATCCGTGCCGAGTCCATCTTGCGGGTCTGGGATCGCCTCGAGGCGCTCGCACGTCCCTGAGCGTCCCAGGCCCGTAGCAGCGGTACCGCCTGCCTCCATATCTCCACGTCCAGCTCCTGGGCGAGCTCAGCGAGCTCAGGAGCACCGATCCCCAGCTCCCCGGCACGCGCGAGCAGGCTGCGCAGCTCGGAGCGGAATGCGCGTGAGGACACCGCCTGCGCAGGCAGCGGCTGCCAGTCGTCAGGGTGCAGCATCTGCGCCAGGGCGGCGTCCTCCTCCGCACCGACCAGCAGGACGGGAGCCGGCAGCGGGTCCTGGCGAGCTGTCAGCGAGGTACTCAGCACCATGAAGGCAAAGGACCCCGGGGTACGCACGCGCACGGCGCCACCTCCCTGGCCCGCCAGCAGCTGGGCGGCGCGCTGGCGCAGGACCTCTGCCCGAGCGCGGGTGGGCGCGAGGACCAACGGCTCCCTGCCTTGCGCCACGGCCTCGACCAGGAGCCTGAGGGCCAGGGTGGACTTCCCGGTGCCCGCGGCTCCTAGCACCACGAGATTGGCACCGCTACGGACCTGTTCGGTGACCTGACTGGTCTGCTCGTCAGGTTCCGGCAGGGGCTGCGGCGGCAGGGGTGGCAGGAGCCGGATCGGCTCGGTAGCGAGGTCCTCGGACATGGGGCCATCTCATCACGACCCACCGACACCAATTCCGTCCTCAGGCCCGTCACCTCCCTCAGTCCTGCCGACCACGCTCCGCGCGTCCCGTCCGCGTGAGGCGAAAACCACCCGTCGACGTCCCGGGATCACAGTCCTGGTTCCGCCTCTCCCTTAGGATCCCTGGCGACACCGTCAGGCGGCTCCACGCCTACTGGCACCCCGCCACAGCGCCGGTGCCCCGTCGTCCACCATGAGGAGTACCTATGCAGGTCACCATCGGAATCAAGCACTCCGGCCGCGAGCTCGCCCTGGAGACCTCCGCCAGCCAGGACGAGGTCCTGGCGTCCCTGGCAGGTGCCGCCACCCAGGACGTCACCCTGACCGACGACAAGGGCCGCAAGGTCTTTGTCCCCGCCGGCTCCCTCGCCTACGTCGAGCTGGGCGAGGCCGCTCCCCGACGCGTCGGCTTCGGTATCTGAGCCCGGCGCCCCGCAGCACCGCGATCGTCCAGGTCGCGCGTGCGACCGTCGTGCCGTCCCAGGGCGGGCTGCGCACCTCCAGAGCGCGCAGCCCGCCCTGGTCTTATGAAGCGGGCACGACACATGTATGACACACCACACCCACTAGTCTTCTGGCACCCTTATCCACCCAACCCAAAGGCATCCCTGTGAGATCTTCATACCGTTGCGGGCTCGCAGCGGTGGTGTCCCTGGCGCTCCTGGCGCCGGTCTCAGCCACCGCGAGCGCCGTCCCCGTCGCACCTCCACCGTCGACCGTCTCCGTCTCGGCCTCCTCGGAGCAGCGAGTCAACGTCGTGGTCCTTCTCAAGAACCAGCCCGCTGCACCCTCTCAGGGGCAGGAGAGGACCAACGTCGCTGACCAGGACACGCTGCTGGCCGCCTGGTCCGATCAGTACGGCCTGAGCGTGGAGCGTCAGTTCGGCTACCTGGTCAACGGCTTCTCTGCCTCCATGCCGGCTGGCAGGATGCTGGCTCTCGCCCAGGAGCCCACAGTCGCCTCGGTCAAGATCGAGCGCGTCTACGACCACGTCGAGACCGGCGCCGCGCCTGACCTCGCTGACGCCGAGAGCCTGGAGCTCACTCCGTCCCAGCACTCCGCACGCGTGGCGCAGGGGGTGCCGACGGCGCTCAAGGACTACGGCACGGACGGCACCGGGACCGTGGTCGCGATCATCGACTCTGGCATCGACCCGGAGCACCAGGACATGCGCCTGGACTCCAGCGCCCGGGACAAGGTCAAGATCACGACCGTCAACCCCGCCGCCGAGGGCCACTTCAACGAGAAGGTCCCGACCGGCTACAACTACGCCGACGAGAGCTACGTCGTCAAGGACGCCACCAAGGACCAGCACGGCATGCACGTGGCCGGCATCGTGGCGGCCAACGGCTCGCTCGACGGCGAGAGCGCCGAGCAGGCCTGGGCCAAGGGCCGCCTGGACGGCGTCGCCCCCAACGCCCAGCTGCTGGCGATGAAGGTCTTCTCCAACTCCGGCGGCGGCGCCCGCGACGCGGACATCATCGCCGCCATCGAGGACTCCGTGAAGCTGGGCGCTGACGTGCTCAACCTCTCCCTGGGATCTCCCAACGGCCTCAACGACACCTCGGACGGCACCTACCGTGCCCTTGCCAAGGCACGCCAGGCCGGCGCCATCGTGGACATCGCCGCCGGCAACGCCGGCCTCAACTTCTCCTCCGACGAGTCGACCTCTGACCTGCTGGGCCTCCTGGACGACGCCACGCTGGGCTCCCCCTCCTCCAACGCCGACGCCTTCACGATCGCCTCGATCGAGAACACCACGGTGACCCAGCCCCAGGCCTACGGGATCATCGACGGCACCGAGCAGGGCATGCTCTACTCCCTGCAGACCGGCACGGCTGACGGCCAGAACCACCCGCTGGTTGACGTGGGCCTGGGCCGGGCCGAGGACTACACCGAGGGCCAGGACCTGGCCGGCGCCTACGCGCTGGTCGAGCGCGGCGAGATCAGCTTCGCTGACAAGTTCAGCAACGCCGTCGAGCACGGTGCTGGTGGTGTCCTGGTCTTCAACAGCGCCGCCGGCGGCGATGAGCTCCTGTCGATGGCCGGGATCGACTCCTACACGCTCCCCGGTGGCTCGGTCCCCCGCAGCAGCGCCCTGGAGCTTCGCCAGGCGATCCAGGACGGCAAGACAGTCCAGGTCCGCCTGACCTCCGAGGTCCTGGTCTCGGACAACGAGAAGGCCCTCACGCCCTCCTCCTTCACCTCGTGGGGGCCGACGCCGTCGCTGGACTTCAAGCCCCAGCTCGCCGGCATCGGTGGCGAGGTCTACTCCACTCTCAACGACAACCGGTACGGCACGAAGTCGGGCACCTCGATGGCTACCCCGAACGTGTCGGGCATGGCCTCGCTCATGGTGGAG containing:
- a CDS encoding UvrD-helicase domain-containing protein, with translation MTPEATGQAQTLPALTPVSLAQALGIDEPTAEQAEVIAHPLSPLLVVAGAGSGKTATMSQRVVYLVASGQVEPHEVLGLTFTRKAAGELAQRISTRLGSLAGSGIAGPQEDGAEPTIATYNSFAGTIVRDHGLRIGVDPDATLITEARAWQVVAGIVERRTEPLPLDSPARVTELVLGLDSALCENLLEVEQAREQMHDLDQLFESLAQVRGLKTALKGFDTAMKTRVALLDLVQEYRDTKSSQGLLTFGDQIVLAYKVLTAPGSQEVVQALSQQYRAVLLDEFQDTSTAQVRLLSRLFAGGGVTAVGDPNQAIYGWRGASAAALDEFHLAFNPAGCAAVQAGADRRKAAPVLPLSTAWRNDRTVLEAANVLSGPLRSHTPQPGDGPGPQIPVAQLRPRPAEAGLAPGSVLGAYLADPLEEAEVVADFLEQRWNPQAQLAVLSRTRDALAPVAQALRDRSIPYEVVGIGGMLMIPEVADVRALLTVAADPERGDWLVRLLTAGGIGARDLAALYRYARRQTRSSQGDAVLPDGSVDSDSAQDTDQPVLAEALEAVARSADRHPQGVEGVTVAGLSPAGTRLADRLARQLRRVRRALRLPLAELVTLAEQTLDLDIEVAARVGDRRGRRGLDALREVAEQFSRDLDSPTLASFLEWLDAAEAHERALSAPEVEPEPGAVQLMTVHASKGLEWDHVAVIGLNEKGFPLYSTQPRDDLSVRSKSWMAAADEFPHPLRMDAATLPPFTLARLEPPEVDKTEVKEMIDGYCLALGRYAVAEERRLAYVALTRARHDLLLTGSHVSKTSTTPRPMSRFLAELRRRELVTPYGPGWTERDTSRGNGLLTATSRVVWPTAPQESVTSSARPVASGRAGSPPGPVAGAAVPEPASAPPAAPGAAPAESVAALVARWQQEAQLLLAERDRNAVSPRQLRLPAHLAATQLDTLRRDPQQLAVHLRRPLPPRPSPSARLGTVFHDAVAQRLSRSSALFSLEEAGVPDTVSPQDRQKLERWLMTAENLPLLEGYTLCDTEVERELVVAGVTLRCRIDAVFHKEGARDDEPGAWLIVDWKTGRHHVPVDQLSVYVHVWAASHGIDASSVRAAYAYVDFPGGQVDELSSQELLTMETLTQALSLEQSLGQ
- a CDS encoding PD-(D/E)XK nuclease family protein — protein: MSEDLATEPIRLLPPLPPQPLPEPDEQTSQVTEQVRSGANLVVLGAAGTGKSTLALRLLVEAVAQGREPLVLAPTRARAEVLRQRAAQLLAGQGGGAVRVRTPGSFAFMVLSTSLTARQDPLPAPVLLVGAEEDAALAQMLHPDDWQPLPAQAVSSRAFRSELRSLLARAGELGIGAPELAELAQELDVEIWRQAVPLLRAWDAQGRASASRRSQTRKMDSARIQDRAREALERWEEDGVQVPPPVPDLVVVDDYQDCTAATARLLACLASPDASGRRSQVVVLGDPDCAVETFRGGTPSLLVEAEDRSGLAAARMTLTTRYRGDEALARVWQDQADRVPVVGAPAHRRPQQAGATSQGVGQTRTSSQAEAAVSGVTALIASSVSQETAHVARLLRAEHVLHATGWEQMAVIVRSSGAAQSVARELRRRGVPLSASTPAVLLRAEPAAAALLGVAEAALAGRLGDRSQPAQREAVLALLTSPLIGLSALDLRRVRRRLRAAFPRRDAEESLLSLVTSTEEARVLSQELAQEALAGPARSIERAARVVEAARAVVEGAQTGAGQEDKDPAATDEGLDLEGLDLPRVDVEELLWAAWEASGCAQRWREVALGSSEGAGEAVLAEAAEHDLDVVTALFKRAEVWAERHPGQDASVFLRELASEVVPSDSVAPTGVRPEGVSVLTPAAAAGREWEVVAVTGLNRDQWPDLRLRDSLTRAGLLVEAVTDRLPRDPEGLRVAQADTVAARAQVRGDERRMLLASLTRATRRLLVTSCQDEEHSPSSFFLEVARSAGAQVANADGEVLTSPDVGELTLRGLTGELRHAVTAGGLPQATAEQRQAGCVAGEILNQLAQAGVVQADSQWWSGAPVTSVDPLVATGQRVRVSPSDVDNVATCPLRWFLQRHGGDNGASSQQALGTIVHAVAERAQREGLRGQVLHDLLTEQMPQLAEPLTWLEQLQARRAHDVIDRLDAYLGTVPGPVAVEKRVDVELDLPLPTDPGAGGPQEGAARGQSEIGVRLVGRVDRIELDDGEDSSLCAPDAPELLPPAHGTRVRVMDLKTGRRPAGEAARNAQLATYRMALAALGYEVTGAGLVVLGEEADRYGDTRVYPAGAALAASPDPESGEDWAAELVACAARDASGSHFEARVGAHCRFCSVKSACPAVPEGRRNLA